A region from the Ciconia boyciana chromosome 1, ASM3463844v1, whole genome shotgun sequence genome encodes:
- the PCNP gene encoding PEST proteolytic signal-containing nuclear protein isoform X2: protein MLFEVAAPISLLSKNSSSCNGGESSSRSAEKRAANEEAEDFTTKPAPAKMSKFGFSIGSQTAKKASAISIKLGANKPKEPVPTLAPKTLSVAAAFNEDEDSEPEEMPPEAKMRMKNIGRDTPTSAGPNSFNKGKHGFSDNQKLWERNIKSHLGNVHDQENN from the exons ATGCTTTTTGAGGTTGCTGCTCCCATCAGTCTGCTCAGTAAAAATAGCTCATCTTG TAATGGAGGAGAAAGTTCGAGTCGCAGCGCAGAGAAACGGGCAGCTAATGAAGAAGCTGAAGACTTCACCACAAAGCCTGCTCCTGCCAAAATGTCCAAGTTTGGATTTTCCATAGGCAGTCAGACAGCAAAGAAGGCATCTGCAATATCCATCAAACTAGGAGCAAAT AAGCCTAAAGAGCCTGTTCCAACCCTTGCTCCAAAAACCCTTTCTGTAGCAGCAGCTTTCAATGAAGATGAAGAT AGTGAACCAGAAGAAATGCCTCCAGAAGCCAAGATGCGCATGAAGAACATTGGAAG GGATACACCAACCTCAGCAGGACCAAATTCCTTCAATAAAGGAAAGCATGGTTTTTCTGACAACCAGAAGCTATGGGAACGAAATATAAAATCTCATCTTGGAAATGTCCATGACCAAGAAAATAACTAA
- the PCNP gene encoding PEST proteolytic signal-containing nuclear protein isoform X1: MADGRAEGEKAKRPQPGGGPEEEAEKPVKTKTVSSSNGGESSSRSAEKRAANEEAEDFTTKPAPAKMSKFGFSIGSQTAKKASAISIKLGANKPKEPVPTLAPKTLSVAAAFNEDEDSEPEEMPPEAKMRMKNIGRDTPTSAGPNSFNKGKHGFSDNQKLWERNIKSHLGNVHDQENN; the protein is encoded by the exons GACctgaagaagaggcagaaaaacctGTGAAAACTAAGACTGTTTCTTCCAGTAATGGAGGAGAAAGTTCGAGTCGCAGCGCAGAGAAACGGGCAGCTAATGAAGAAGCTGAAGACTTCACCACAAAGCCTGCTCCTGCCAAAATGTCCAAGTTTGGATTTTCCATAGGCAGTCAGACAGCAAAGAAGGCATCTGCAATATCCATCAAACTAGGAGCAAAT AAGCCTAAAGAGCCTGTTCCAACCCTTGCTCCAAAAACCCTTTCTGTAGCAGCAGCTTTCAATGAAGATGAAGAT AGTGAACCAGAAGAAATGCCTCCAGAAGCCAAGATGCGCATGAAGAACATTGGAAG GGATACACCAACCTCAGCAGGACCAAATTCCTTCAATAAAGGAAAGCATGGTTTTTCTGACAACCAGAAGCTATGGGAACGAAATATAAAATCTCATCTTGGAAATGTCCATGACCAAGAAAATAACTAA